GTATATCATTTTGAATCAGTTGATAGATGTTTTTGctaaattgattttattaatGAATTATATATCAACTTGTATATTATAAGTGTATGAGAGTACTCATTTTACCTAATCCTTATAAACACTGagtattctcttaaaaaaaattaaattctgttgCATTTGTAAAATTTTGCGTTTCTTGCACACAGGCTACTTTTCGTATTCTACAGAGCTTTGATGCATTTGACTGTGAATTAGATAGAAATGGacaatattgtgaatgtactaaatgccactgaattgttcatttagatggctaattttatgttatgtgaatttctcCTCAATAAAAAGTgtttgtgtacatgtgtatgcacGTGCaaatgtgtctctgtgtctgcctTGAGAGGAAACTCTCAGGCAGGGAGAACTGCTGTGTCATGCTTTGGTAGTGAGCATCAGGAATGCGACACTTTTCTGCGTAATGCTCTGAGAGACTAAATTGAATGTGTAATGTGTGCTCCTTTTCTTCCTGCCAGTTATTTGGTGTATTGCTGACAAATTTGGGCATATAATGGATTAACACTGAGTGATAGTGCTTGATCCACCTTGAAGGCAGAGTATCCTGCTAGATATTAACATGCAGGTTTTATGGTTGCCTGAGGAACTATCAAATAAGCAGTGCAGGAAACAGGGTAAATATCAACCCAGTTAGGAAACGTTGTAAACTGCCTGACATTGTGAAGGGCATCGTGAgtgtcccagtgtcctgggaaaAGTGGCCAACAGTGGTGTGACTGGTAGCTAGAAAACCCTACAGCTAAAGTCTTACCCTAAGTGGAAGGAAGACTGCTGGCCAGAGCACTCGGCTGGAAATGCATGTGTTGCAGAACTCACCGGAGCCTGGGTCAACTTAGGTCTGCCCTCTCAgacccctgcctgcccctgggTCTTTCTGCCCCAACCAGGGTTGTagtatttcctctttttaaactAGTCTGCTGGCATTCTTTATGTATTCCTGTATTGAGACTAAATGATCTTAAAATTTGTGGGAACTCTTTATTATATTAAGATTGTTAAACCCTTTGCCATTCATATTTATTGTAAATTGTATCCCTAGttgtttgcttttgaaaatgtGGAGTGCTTGTGTTTAAATCTCTATAACTTACGAATTTCTGTGTTGTgtctgttgattatttcttttggtcTTTTATCACCAATCTCAGCCTTTCCCTGTCCAATGATTGATAAATACATAATGTATTCTCTTCACTTAAAATTTGGGAGGGGTGGAACTTGTAGTCTAAGGTAAAAATCTGAATTGTTCCTATATTGCTAGCTTCCTTAGCTATTCTTATAGGTAAACGTTAGATTAATTACATTAAGTTCCAGATTCAGTTTGGGTTTTGATTTGAAGTGTGATAAAAGTTAATTTGGGAAGAATGGACACTTTTGTGGTATTCAGTCTTACCATCCAAAGGCccgttttacatttctttttttttttttttttaatttttatttatttatgatagtcacacagagagagaggcagagacataggcagagggagaagcaggctccatgcaccaggagcctgacgtgggattcgatcccgggtctccaggatcgtgccctgggccaaaggcaggcgccaaaccactgcgccacccagggatcccctgttttacatttctttctgattttttcacttttcacataGGTTAtacctattttttatttgaggtttttataaatgttttatttctattgtgaAAGAGTCTTTCCATATATTTTGATCATTATTGGTACctagaaatagggatccctgggtggcgcagcggtttggcgcctgcctttggcccagggcgcgatcctggagacctgggatcgaatcccacagcgggctcccggtgcatggagcctgcttctccctctgcctgtgtctctgcctctctctctctctgtaactatcataaataaattaaaaaaaaattaaaaataaataaataaattaattaaatattggAACCTAGAAATAGTTAATAGTTTTGTATATTTATCTGGCAGCTGGTCAACTGCTCGAATTTAGTCAATGTTAataattttcagtcatttttcttgggttttctatatataattacatgcttagaaaaaaaattttcccaggTAGTTAGACTCcttatttgtttcattcatttttttttttttttactagatggatttagaaaaatattaaaggagtCTCTTATCCCTAGAGATAagaaatactgaattttattagtttttgcttctattaaaataatcatataattaaGATAATCATTGACTTCTTGCATAATATGTTACCTTGATTTTCTCTTTCGGCTGGCCTGGTCCTAAGGATGATTAACATTATGTTAAGGTTTAACTCTACTATTGCCAATAGCAACAGGTCGGAGCTGCCTTCCTGTCCTTAAGGAAAAGTGGCATAATTTCACTTGTGTAATTTTAACCCTTAAGTGAAATGGAAGAAATGCAtctgaatttttaagttttagggGGGAGGGTTAATTTTTAGACTATTTTGCTTCATTCAGGATGCCCAGATGTTAAGGTTGAAGTAGCCTTGTTTTGCATATGCATAATATCACATGTAAAAGTCTTTTATCTATTCTGGGAGGAAATCAAAACCTTATTATATATTGAGGAAACCAAAATGAGATAGATTATTGAATTTCCTGTTTTCAAATTAAAGTCCACATTCTTTGAGGAGGAATCGATAAACTTAAGAATACAATGATGTCTGTTTTCTCCCCCTTTTGTacctggggagggaaggaagattgAATTTCCAATCAGTGTCTTTATCTTTCatgtaataataaaacaataattaaataataatagctgAAATTTCTTGAGCACTGAGTGTGTGTCAGACCTTATCCTACAGAACTTGTGTATTAGCTGACTTGTTCTCCATAATTGTGAGGAAGAGGCTGTTACTATCCCCTTTTATAGAAGGAGAAACTGAAACAGATCAACTGACTTGTGTAAGGTTCGTTGCTtgtaagaggcagagctgggatttgattccaggcaggcaggcagagtaTTCCGAgtccttttgttttttgaaaatactgttttattaaCACTACAGTGGTAAACAACTTTATGCTTATGTTTTTTTATAGATCACTGAATCACACAAAATTCAAAACCCACAAGGAAGCTTAGGAGTCTTTACATTTAATGTGTCCTTCCTGAAAATCCTTAACTGTATGCCAGTCTGTCTTCAAGCATTAAAATTTGAATAtgcaccattttttaaatttattatgtcACATTTACATAGCAAAATAATGAAGGCACAGCTAATACAAGCAAACTTAAACCCTTCTACTtctgagctgggggtggggacacacaCTTGTATTGGTtcttcaagtatttattttttccaacattAGCTTCATTGAAGAGTTCTGATAATTTTCACAGCTACATTCTAAAAGCTACATGACAAAAAGACTTCACAAGGATCAAACTACATAAAACACTGAATACACATGCTTTACAGGATTTGCTACATTCTACATCTTTTCAAGTAAATTAATATTTCTAGAAAGCTAGGTAAAGGGATTGAATACTTAaaacattttgggtttttttttccacctttgtaAACAGACGCTACCAAGAACACACATAAACATAAGACTGTAAATAACGAACACATACGTTGACAATATTATACAGGTTATACACCCTCCTTCTCAGAACCATGTTGCTTGTCTTAAATTcaaatattcagaacattctttAGAATGTGAAGTGGCAGTTTTCCAGACCTCATTAAACAGTACTGTCATGATCTCCATCACAGGCTTCCACAATTCCATCACTCTTCTCTGAAGTGTAAAGCTGATGTGTGGGTTACAAAAGCAAAGACTTAAAGATGAGAGTCTTCTGCTTTTTCCGCACTGGAGAATGTCCGGactaaagaaactgaagaattaAGCATTGAGAACATGTTCATTCAGTCTTGGTCTGGGTGTTCCGTGTGTAGTGTGATGATGGTGGGATGAATAGGTTTCAAAGTGACATTCTTCACATCTACTTGACACCCTTAAGCCTCAATTGCAGTCCGTGCAGAAGagatcatggaaaaaaaaaaaaatcattttaaatttaactggTTTTCTTCAACACCTTTTGATACACTTATTgtgttcaaaatgaaaaatgtgaaacGGGCTGGCCAGGATCTGATTGCTTCAATTGAACTTAATTTTAGGAATGTCAAAATTGATTCACATTGTATTTTGGTCCCAAACCTGAGCCTTATTTTTAGAAGTCCACcaatattcaaaaaaaagaaagaaaatagggggTTTTGTTTTCGTCGTCACTCTTCCTCTTCCATCTCTGGCCCCGCTTATTTCTTGGCGTCATCAGGCACTGCAGAGTGGGGACCCTCATCTTTGGCAGCCGCCGCCTCCACAGCAGCCTCCGCCgcagcttcctcctcctcctcctcctcctcctccccctcctcctcatcctcgTACTCTTCCTcgtcgtcgtcctcctcctccccctctaaGGTCCATGCACACCCCTCCATCTCACCGGTGAGCTCTTGGATCTTGGCAAGTAGGGGCTTATAGATGTCGTTatactttttttccagagcctgAAATTCCTTATCAAATTTGGCTTCTATCTTATCGCAGCGCTTCTGCAGCTTTTTGAGGGCCAGGACTCGGCACTTCACCGAGTTGGGCAGGCTCTCGATAAAGTCATTTTTGGGCTTCGGCGCGTTGTCCGCGGGGGTCTGGGGCTCCTCGGCCGTCGGACCGGCCGCGCTGTCCGAGTCCCCCCCCTGCGCGCCGCCTTCCGCCATTACCtcctccgccgcctccgccgccgcctgGCTCGGCTCCGCAGGCCCCTGGTTTTCCGAGTCAGCCATGTTACAGCAGCAGCCGCGGAGCTCTAGCGTGGCTCCCGCAGACACCCGCGCCCGCGCTGCGCCAGAGCGGTCCTGCGGCTGCGGCACGCGGCGGTGACGTCGGCCGCGCCGGTGACGTcggccgcgccgcgccccgcccccctgccGCCGCCCCCGACTGGCGCTCTGCCGTCAGCTGACGGGCGCCCGCGGGCCCTGGGGCTGCCCGCCGCCTCCCTGGCACCGCGGCTGACGTCCAAGCCCGTTCCTTAGGCGCTCGCCCCCGCGGAGCTGGGCTGGGAACGGCAGCAGGTGCCCGAGGCCCCCTCTTCGGGAGCCGCTTGGGCGGCCTCCGCCCTCCTGAGTCCGCCGCTCTGCCCCGCTCGCGTCCTCGGACCCCACCTCGGGGCTGTCGGTCTCGGCCTCTGCAGCACCGCACAGCTGGCCTTGGTCTGGCGTCAGTGGCTTCGGCCGCCTCCCTTCCAGACGGCGGAGGCACGGGAGAGCGGACCCTCCTCTGCCCGCCCTTCGGGGACGGGGGCCTGTGTCGGAGAGGGCAGCCCACGCGGGCAGATGCCCACCCAGCGGCCTCGGTCGTCCTCAGCTTAGTGCCCTGTGTGTTGGCGGCACGTCTCTTAGCGAGAGGCACCCTGGAAGCAGTTTTGCAGCCATTTGGATAGGGAGTCTAAGGACCCTTGGTATTCTGGGGTGTGTTCTGGAAGTTCCCTCAGATCCTTGTCCTGAGGGCAGGAGGAAAGCTGGAGAACCGCCAAAGACCGGCAAGGCCCCCCCGCGCCCGGGGTAAAGCGTGTGTTCAGTGCGGCTGTTCGTAGGGGCGCCCCCGTGTGCTCACAGACGTGGTCCCCAGTGCACTCCACGGTTCAGTCCGCTTTGTGGTCTTGCTGCTGATTTGCATCTGAGAACACTTTTTCAGAAAGGTCCTAACTAGAGAAGTCTCCTTTTCTGATAGCAGGGTGAGTAGTCGCTTTATGTTACTTCTTCCCCCTTGCTTTTATCAGGCCGAATGTAGCTTCTTGAATTAAAGATGACTGCACATACTTGAGGTATGGAAGAAGACGAATGATCCTTCCAGGGATTCCGTAGGAATGTTTTCAAATGCGACAggaattgatttaaatg
The genomic region above belongs to Canis aureus isolate CA01 chromosome 33, VMU_Caureus_v.1.0, whole genome shotgun sequence and contains:
- the NAP1L5 gene encoding nucleosome assembly protein 1-like 5 — encoded protein: MADSENQGPAEPSQAAAEAAEEVMAEGGAQGGDSDSAAGPTAEEPQTPADNAPKPKNDFIESLPNSVKCRVLALKKLQKRCDKIEAKFDKEFQALEKKYNDIYKPLLAKIQELTGEMEGCAWTLEGEEEDDDEEEYEDEEEGEEEEEEEEEAAAEAAVEAAAAKDEGPHSAVPDDAKK